The following are from one region of the Stigmatella ashevillena genome:
- a CDS encoding C45 family autoproteolytic acyltransferase/hydolase → MPFDLTAPVPLIVLSGKPYEVGRQYGSLMKPEIAQAVAVEEEAIRPMLEKLGVNGQQMRQRMQGLSALLPSDIHEEVRGIADASGVPRETILYHTLILDILSGSPIGCSQFAAFGRATEGGKVIHGHNLDVPYRSLAKFMQPACVVYRREGRIPYVSVTFWPAALGVCSGMNAEGMSLGVNVPVAPMDQRLFYPLTFQNREVLSRAGSMEAAVELLEGTHRGGSWNLMLAHRSGKVRVCEQAGPYSGQYLPHPEQDFAVTTNHFRVAHKAAKGHEAVALEMLQDLQEDSLHRYRRLEQLVRERWGQINLDTAVAFLRDCEDPSGVTSPTMKTICRADNALSMAYEAATLTLDFTAGPAPAALAQRRRLKLMPLFQDRAPEISGDSSAEVGPTGQFPMQGSARQAGGWARTFDLREDVYLQEHLVNGTPVLPGAAAIEWLSEVAAVAGGGEVAEIRNVSLEKFIRVKPHQPTEAYVQSVPKGETLELSAYADILHPKGAVLRAGVLHYRGDVRLGPPLRKRVEAGLGEARGPDGEIAFSRSYVKDAYFHVGAPFRIVDWISYLNPREAIARLTVPEPVGYFASVPRARFWVDPFLLDGYFQLTGTIGILHNLRAPVPKGAGRLSLGRTPRSGEHLWCRATLDREEGELLYYTFTVWDAEGWICLEAQDYCSISVDAYTPEQKSFLVKSLDPSGFVGAGRKNA, encoded by the coding sequence ATGCCATTTGATTTGACGGCCCCCGTGCCGCTGATCGTCCTCTCGGGCAAACCCTATGAGGTGGGCAGGCAGTATGGCTCCCTCATGAAGCCTGAGATTGCTCAGGCCGTCGCGGTGGAGGAGGAGGCCATTCGCCCCATGTTGGAGAAGCTCGGGGTGAATGGCCAGCAGATGCGGCAGCGCATGCAAGGGCTGTCGGCCTTGCTGCCCTCGGACATTCACGAGGAAGTCCGGGGGATTGCCGATGCCAGCGGTGTTCCCCGGGAGACCATCCTCTACCACACGCTCATCCTGGACATCCTGTCCGGCTCACCGATCGGGTGCTCCCAGTTCGCCGCGTTCGGCCGGGCAACAGAGGGCGGCAAGGTCATTCACGGGCACAACCTGGATGTCCCGTACCGCTCTCTGGCGAAGTTCATGCAGCCCGCGTGTGTCGTCTACCGGAGGGAAGGGCGCATTCCCTACGTGTCAGTCACCTTCTGGCCCGCGGCGCTGGGGGTGTGCTCCGGCATGAACGCGGAGGGGATGAGCCTCGGCGTGAACGTACCGGTGGCTCCCATGGATCAGCGGCTGTTTTATCCCCTCACGTTCCAGAACCGTGAGGTGCTCTCGCGGGCGGGTTCGATGGAGGCTGCGGTCGAGCTGCTGGAAGGAACCCATCGCGGTGGCAGTTGGAACCTGATGCTGGCGCACCGCTCGGGCAAGGTCCGGGTCTGCGAGCAGGCGGGCCCGTATTCCGGCCAGTATCTGCCCCATCCCGAGCAGGACTTCGCCGTCACCACCAACCACTTCCGGGTCGCGCACAAGGCGGCGAAGGGACATGAGGCCGTGGCCCTGGAGATGCTGCAAGATCTCCAGGAGGACTCCCTCCACCGCTATCGCCGCCTGGAGCAGCTCGTTCGGGAGCGGTGGGGGCAGATCAACCTCGATACCGCGGTGGCATTCTTGCGGGACTGCGAGGATCCCAGCGGCGTGACGTCGCCCACGATGAAGACCATCTGCAGGGCCGACAATGCGTTGAGCATGGCCTACGAAGCCGCGACGCTGACGCTGGATTTTACAGCGGGCCCGGCGCCCGCGGCCCTGGCGCAAAGACGCCGACTCAAGCTCATGCCGTTGTTCCAGGACCGGGCTCCGGAAATCAGCGGGGACTCCAGCGCGGAAGTGGGGCCCACGGGCCAGTTTCCCATGCAGGGCAGTGCACGGCAGGCAGGCGGCTGGGCGCGCACGTTTGATCTCCGGGAAGATGTCTATCTTCAGGAGCACCTGGTCAATGGCACGCCGGTGCTGCCTGGCGCCGCGGCAATCGAGTGGCTCTCCGAGGTGGCTGCGGTCGCAGGCGGCGGAGAGGTGGCGGAGATCCGCAATGTGTCCCTGGAGAAGTTCATCCGGGTGAAGCCCCATCAGCCGACGGAGGCTTACGTCCAGAGCGTCCCCAAAGGAGAGACGCTGGAGCTCTCCGCGTATGCCGACATCCTGCATCCCAAAGGCGCGGTGCTGCGCGCGGGGGTGTTGCATTACCGGGGAGATGTTCGCCTCGGCCCACCGCTGCGCAAGCGGGTGGAGGCGGGCCTGGGAGAGGCGCGAGGTCCCGATGGGGAGATTGCGTTCAGCCGCTCCTATGTGAAGGACGCCTATTTCCACGTGGGCGCGCCGTTCCGCATCGTCGATTGGATCAGCTATCTGAACCCCCGAGAGGCCATTGCTCGCCTGACGGTTCCGGAGCCAGTGGGCTATTTTGCTTCGGTTCCACGGGCGCGGTTCTGGGTGGATCCGTTTCTGCTGGATGGATACTTCCAATTGACGGGGACGATTGGAATCCTTCACAACCTGCGGGCTCCGGTGCCCAAAGGGGCAGGGCGGTTGAGTCTGGGGCGGACGCCTCGTTCGGGCGAGCACCTGTGGTGCCGGGCCACGCTCGACCGCGAGGAAGGTGAACTTCTTTATTACACCTTCACCGTGTGGGACGCCGAGGGCTGGATCTGCCTGGAGGCTCAGGACTACTGCTCCATCAGCGTGGATGCCTATACGCCCGAGCAGAAGTCATTCTTGGTGAAATCGCTGGATCCCTCCGGATTCGTCGGAGCCGGGAGGAAGAATGCCTAG
- a CDS encoding beta-ketoacyl [acyl carrier protein] synthase domain-containing protein, whose translation MPSVRQDPIAIIGMGCVLPDAPDVPAFWRNLQSGHVAVRQLAGARWDWSQYGSEDPGAADRTYSLMGAPAGDLRFDWKKFKLPPIETRLLHSIEMMVMEAAYQALVGAGYTPERTFARDRVAVVAGSSGMGRKSNQGFNFKWRLPEMLLAAQQTGVWRELSSAQAAEVAETVQKDFIQRYIEQSDDWAFWGFMSPVLGRICSLFDLQGPHFCVDAHAASGLAAMEVAVQGLMSGEWDMALVGAASPALSPMEYVLHSKLRRLSPSGVFPLDARANGTALGEGAVMLLIKRLEAAEREGDPIYAVLRGVGGVSRGSGPVMTATDAQVHQRAAAVALDRAGVELASISYLETGATGVPNWDAHIVSGLAGAYQGARQVSLGAVAESVGDLQTTSSLAAMLKVIHSLRSRTLIPQRTFQERHPEIPLEGTPFRINAEASWPERGPLRAGIHAAGFGGVAYHAVLEAYAPEGPRAVVQAVAPKPPAEPIAIVGLACRYPGASTAEELWKKGLHGRSSVTDIPEKRWPVSLYYDGTRPATRGKEAFFRVYAPKSALVEDTPFPFKEFGVPPAAVAQMDPSQRWCLEVAREALRDAGYGAERTLPLERTAVIVATTPGNHQEVMVEAQLAYPEFAEVYRQALLSSGVPVAQVERFIEEARRLFQGQRPPITSETLPGLLNSAPATRLARALNARGPAFTVESACASTLAALSLSIQGLRDGRWDAALAGGVWSQITAPYCVNMCFVGAVSPTGETRPFSKDADGFVHGEGCGMFVLKRLSDARRDGDRIHAVIAGMGASTDGRGKSIFASQERGQELAMQRALADSQAEPGSIQYVEAHGSGMPEGDIPEAGALLKVYGRKDNPVAVGALKPLIGHSYIASGAAGIIRAVLALQHRTLPPIFTGPTLNPNVPWNDQLVFHREPRGWPSTNAPRRAAVNAYGFGGTNYHVVLEECAE comes from the coding sequence ATGCCTAGCGTGCGTCAGGATCCGATCGCCATCATTGGAATGGGCTGTGTCCTGCCGGATGCGCCCGATGTGCCGGCCTTCTGGCGGAACCTGCAGTCCGGGCATGTGGCTGTCCGGCAGTTGGCCGGGGCCCGTTGGGACTGGAGCCAGTATGGCAGCGAGGATCCGGGCGCGGCGGATCGCACCTATTCCTTGATGGGCGCCCCCGCGGGGGACCTGCGGTTCGACTGGAAGAAGTTCAAGCTCCCGCCGATCGAGACGCGCCTTCTGCACTCCATCGAGATGATGGTGATGGAGGCCGCCTACCAGGCACTGGTGGGAGCGGGATACACCCCCGAGCGGACTTTCGCGCGGGACCGGGTCGCGGTGGTGGCGGGCTCCTCGGGCATGGGGCGCAAGAGCAACCAGGGGTTCAACTTCAAGTGGCGGCTCCCGGAGATGCTCTTGGCCGCCCAGCAGACCGGGGTGTGGAGGGAACTCTCCTCGGCGCAGGCGGCCGAGGTCGCGGAGACGGTCCAGAAGGACTTCATCCAGCGTTACATCGAGCAGTCAGATGACTGGGCTTTCTGGGGCTTCATGAGCCCGGTGTTGGGCCGCATCTGTAGCCTCTTTGATCTCCAAGGCCCGCACTTCTGTGTGGATGCCCATGCGGCCTCGGGGCTGGCGGCCATGGAGGTGGCGGTGCAGGGGCTCATGAGCGGTGAGTGGGACATGGCCCTGGTCGGGGCCGCGAGCCCGGCCCTGTCTCCCATGGAGTATGTGCTGCACAGCAAGCTGCGTCGGCTCTCGCCCAGTGGGGTCTTTCCGCTGGATGCCAGGGCCAACGGGACGGCCCTCGGGGAAGGGGCGGTGATGCTCCTGATCAAGCGGCTCGAGGCCGCTGAGCGTGAGGGCGACCCCATCTATGCGGTGCTGCGCGGAGTGGGGGGCGTCAGCCGGGGCTCGGGTCCTGTCATGACGGCCACGGACGCTCAGGTCCATCAGCGGGCGGCGGCGGTGGCGCTTGATCGGGCTGGCGTCGAGTTGGCGTCGATCTCGTACCTGGAGACGGGCGCAACGGGTGTCCCGAACTGGGACGCGCACATCGTCTCAGGGCTCGCGGGTGCCTACCAAGGCGCTCGCCAAGTCTCGTTGGGCGCGGTTGCTGAGTCGGTCGGGGACCTCCAGACCACTTCGAGCCTGGCGGCGATGCTCAAGGTCATCCATTCGCTGCGGAGCCGCACGCTCATTCCGCAGCGGACTTTTCAGGAGCGGCACCCTGAGATTCCGTTGGAGGGCACTCCGTTCCGCATCAACGCGGAGGCGTCCTGGCCGGAGCGGGGGCCTCTTCGGGCGGGCATCCATGCCGCGGGCTTCGGAGGGGTCGCCTACCACGCGGTGCTGGAGGCGTATGCTCCTGAAGGCCCCCGGGCCGTTGTCCAGGCGGTGGCCCCGAAGCCCCCGGCGGAACCGATTGCAATCGTAGGCCTCGCTTGCCGGTATCCTGGCGCCAGCACCGCCGAGGAACTCTGGAAGAAGGGCCTGCACGGGCGAAGCTCGGTCACGGACATCCCCGAGAAGCGCTGGCCCGTGTCGCTCTATTACGATGGGACGAGGCCCGCGACCCGCGGCAAGGAGGCCTTCTTTCGCGTGTATGCGCCGAAGTCGGCGCTCGTGGAGGACACGCCTTTTCCCTTCAAGGAGTTTGGCGTCCCACCCGCTGCCGTCGCGCAGATGGATCCAAGCCAGCGGTGGTGCCTGGAGGTCGCGCGAGAGGCCCTGCGGGATGCGGGGTATGGCGCGGAGCGCACCCTGCCGCTGGAGCGGACAGCGGTCATCGTGGCGACCACTCCTGGCAATCACCAGGAAGTCATGGTGGAGGCCCAGTTGGCCTACCCGGAGTTCGCCGAGGTCTACCGCCAGGCGCTGCTGAGTTCCGGAGTGCCCGTCGCCCAGGTGGAGCGTTTCATCGAGGAGGCGCGTCGCCTCTTCCAAGGCCAGCGCCCGCCCATCACGTCCGAGACGCTTCCCGGTCTCCTCAACAGCGCTCCGGCCACCCGCCTCGCCAGAGCCCTGAATGCCCGCGGGCCTGCGTTCACCGTGGAGTCCGCGTGCGCCTCCACGCTCGCCGCGCTGAGCTTGAGCATCCAGGGCCTGAGGGATGGCCGATGGGATGCCGCGTTGGCCGGTGGGGTCTGGTCCCAGATCACCGCGCCTTACTGCGTGAACATGTGCTTCGTGGGCGCGGTCTCGCCCACAGGAGAGACCCGTCCTTTCTCCAAGGATGCAGATGGGTTCGTCCATGGAGAAGGGTGCGGCATGTTCGTGCTGAAGCGGCTCTCGGATGCCCGGCGCGATGGCGATCGCATCCATGCGGTGATTGCCGGGATGGGCGCATCGACCGATGGACGCGGCAAGTCCATCTTCGCCAGCCAGGAGCGGGGACAGGAACTGGCGATGCAGCGTGCCCTGGCGGACAGCCAGGCCGAGCCCGGCAGCATCCAGTACGTGGAGGCGCACGGCTCCGGCATGCCAGAGGGGGACATCCCCGAGGCGGGAGCGCTGCTCAAGGTCTACGGGCGGAAGGACAATCCCGTGGCCGTCGGCGCACTCAAGCCGCTGATTGGCCACTCCTATATCGCCTCGGGCGCGGCCGGCATCATTCGGGCGGTGCTTGCGCTCCAGCACCGGACCCTTCCTCCCATCTTCACGGGGCCCACGCTGAATCCGAACGTTCCGTGGAATGACCAGCTCGTCTTTCATCGCGAGCCTCGTGGATGGCCCTCCACGAACGCTCCCCGCCGAGCCGCCGTCAATGCGTACGGCTTCGGCGGAACCAACTACCACGTCGTCCTGGAAGAATGTGCCGAATGA